A section of the Anabaena cylindrica PCC 7122 genome encodes:
- a CDS encoding polysaccharide pyruvyl transferase family protein — MGLTVGLLNTYSTLNIGDAAIYSALTALASEAEVVAQFQDSVPDYIPGLQIVPQIKHCDAYISVGGDIFNNAREGLITKSFIRNLLQLRRSPKHTFVFGQSIPRSCHGLSFRALTLCLHRLAAVCVRDVESHQRLTTAGIPAILSFDAAFTLSASEQAKDLAAQLLKTLEIRPESAALISLRTFDSMYRHDNQQFQKQLVSLSRKFCQQGYQPVLLIQSQAYGADNDLAMAKEIVQQVPNLKIFNPFAFTHELPNWELVMGALAICGLIVAIRYHTSVLALASGRIPFNLYYSNKGRDLTNRLQIPGCSLEEFNPDIHLDAIAITCATKFDHEAIRQQVKRDFQNCYNRILQP; from the coding sequence ATGGGACTCACTGTTGGTCTGCTAAACACTTATTCAACGCTCAATATTGGTGATGCAGCCATTTATAGTGCCTTAACTGCTCTAGCATCTGAGGCTGAGGTTGTGGCTCAATTCCAAGATTCGGTACCGGATTACATTCCCGGTTTGCAAATTGTGCCGCAGATTAAGCATTGCGATGCTTATATTAGTGTCGGTGGCGATATTTTTAATAACGCCCGTGAAGGCTTAATTACCAAATCCTTCATTAGGAATTTGCTTCAGTTAAGGCGATCGCCCAAGCATACCTTTGTGTTTGGTCAATCTATTCCCCGATCATGTCACGGTTTGAGTTTTCGAGCCTTGACCTTATGCTTGCATCGGTTGGCTGCTGTTTGCGTGCGAGATGTCGAAAGCCATCAACGTTTAACGACAGCTGGCATCCCAGCCATTTTATCTTTTGATGCAGCATTTACTCTATCGGCGAGCGAGCAAGCCAAAGACCTCGCAGCACAGCTGTTAAAAACACTGGAAATTCGACCAGAATCAGCAGCTTTGATTTCTCTGCGTACCTTTGATTCCATGTATCGCCATGACAATCAGCAGTTTCAAAAACAACTTGTGTCCTTAAGTCGGAAATTCTGCCAACAGGGATATCAACCTGTATTGCTGATTCAGTCTCAAGCTTACGGTGCTGATAATGACTTGGCTATGGCCAAGGAAATTGTCCAACAAGTACCGAATCTGAAAATTTTTAATCCCTTTGCCTTTACCCATGAACTACCTAACTGGGAATTGGTAATGGGTGCATTGGCTATTTGCGGTCTGATTGTGGCAATCAGATATCATACATCAGTTTTAGCCTTAGCTAGTGGACGAATTCCTTTTAACTTGTACTACTCAAATAAGGGTAGAGATTTAACCAACCGCTTACAAATACCAGGTTGCAGCCTAGAAGAGTTTAATCCAGATATTCATTTGGATGCGATCGCTATTACTTGTGCTACTAAATTTGACCATGAAGCAATTCGTCAACAGGTCAAACGGGATTTTCAAAACTGCTATAACCGAATATTACAGCCATGA
- a CDS encoding glycosyltransferase family 4 protein, protein MKPKVCHFVGGQGMGWTGGIKATLKSLEMSWLSEKFEFITAPLSAASSVISKHHPDVTIVHAASSWQGLLPLWKLRRSGKLIINEHHYSAGFEAFNVPSLTRFHRMLKLAYGMCDRLVTVSQGQQNWILKNQLASADKISVIPFSRLIYPFFNIPPKPRLSNQPFILGAYGRFSYQKGFDILIDAVKHIPGSRIQLQIGGGGQDEDKLKQLAANCPHIEFVGRIDDVPAFLSQCDAVVIPSRWEPWGNVCLEARAAGKPIIASAVDGLSEQIQDFGLLIPPENSVALAKAIQELVDLPALELEHKGQQGKASAINSWQTYLSNWEVLLEELT, encoded by the coding sequence ATGAAACCAAAAGTTTGCCATTTTGTAGGTGGTCAAGGCATGGGTTGGACTGGTGGCATTAAAGCCACATTAAAAAGTTTAGAAATGTCATGGCTGTCGGAAAAATTTGAGTTTATTACTGCGCCTTTATCAGCAGCATCTTCTGTCATCTCAAAACACCACCCAGACGTGACTATAGTTCATGCTGCTTCCTCCTGGCAGGGGTTACTACCGCTGTGGAAACTACGGCGTTCAGGCAAGTTAATCATCAATGAACATCACTACAGCGCAGGTTTTGAAGCTTTTAATGTGCCATCACTGACCCGGTTTCATAGAATGTTAAAACTGGCTTACGGAATGTGCGATCGCTTAGTTACTGTTTCTCAAGGACAGCAAAATTGGATACTCAAAAACCAATTAGCGTCGGCTGACAAAATCAGTGTAATTCCGTTCTCCCGGTTGATTTATCCCTTTTTCAATATTCCCCCCAAACCGAGATTGTCAAATCAACCTTTCATATTAGGTGCTTATGGGCGATTTTCCTATCAAAAAGGCTTTGATATTCTGATTGATGCAGTCAAACACATTCCCGGTTCCAGAATCCAATTACAAATTGGTGGTGGTGGACAAGACGAAGACAAATTAAAACAATTAGCTGCTAACTGTCCCCACATCGAATTTGTGGGACGCATTGATGATGTCCCTGCTTTTTTAAGTCAGTGCGATGCCGTGGTTATTCCCTCCCGGTGGGAACCTTGGGGTAATGTTTGTTTAGAAGCTAGGGCTGCTGGTAAACCAATTATTGCTTCCGCAGTGGATGGTTTGAGTGAGCAAATTCAAGACTTTGGACTGCTTATTCCCCCAGAAAATTCTGTAGCACTAGCTAAAGCAATTCAGGAATTAGTCGATTTACCTGCACTGGAATTAGAACATAAAGGACAACAGGGAAAAGCTTCAGCAATCAATTCTTGGCAAACTTACCTATCTAACTGGGAAGTGTTGCTGGAGGAATTGACATGA